The following proteins are co-located in the Pectinophora gossypiella chromosome 23, ilPecGoss1.1, whole genome shotgun sequence genome:
- the LOC126377603 gene encoding uncharacterized protein LOC126377603 isoform X1, translated as MYCVGVFYIINLHNILNTIYLTDFLIFRSNYEYSSDSDSQLPLAPTPAPKVLKKKPASKRKPAESTPTPTSSKKKSRSSANDEAGATATYSSSTGPGGLFGFETGATSGTSKSAVLQTYLTSRVPNGRVRRELVNQSGEYYIEFRVYNTEKAVASKPDQRWKEAEVTLKVKLDRGTPQWEKIQSFMQRIHNLFEDCEPVFISE; from the exons ATGTATTGTGTTggagttttttacataataaatttacacaacATTTTAAATACCATATACCTAACCGATTTCTTAATTTTCAGGTCTAACTACGAATATTCATCCGATTCGGACTCCCAACTGCCGCTGGCGCCTACGCCTGCGCCGAAAGTGTTGAAAAAGAAGCCTGCGAGCAAGAGGAAGCCGGCGGAGTCGACCCCAACGCCTACTAG ttctaaaaagaaGTCGCGGTCGAGTGCCAACGACGAGGCAGGCGCGACCGCAACGTATTCATCGAG TACTGGCCCTGGAGGACTCTTCGGGTTTGAGACGGGAGCAACTTCGGGGACGTCGAAGTCTGCAGTGCTGCAGACTTATTTGACCAGCCGCGTCCCCAACGGTCGAGTGCGCCGGGAGCTCGTCAACCAGTCTGGCGAGTACTATATAGAGTTCCGGGTGTATAACACCGAGAAAGCTGTTGCCTCTAAACCAGATCAGCGGTGGAAAGAGGCTGAAGTTACTCTTAAAGTAAAGTTAGATCGGGGGACTCCGCAGTGGGAGAAAATACAATCGTTTATGCAGcggattcataatttatttgaagattGTGAGCCCGTCTTCATAAGcgaatag
- the LOC126377603 gene encoding uncharacterized protein LOC126377603 isoform X2: protein MSNYEYSSDSDSQLPLAPTPAPKVLKKKPASKRKPAESTPTPTSSKKKSRSSANDEAGATATYSSSTGPGGLFGFETGATSGTSKSAVLQTYLTSRVPNGRVRRELVNQSGEYYIEFRVYNTEKAVASKPDQRWKEAEVTLKVKLDRGTPQWEKIQSFMQRIHNLFEDCEPVFISE, encoded by the exons at GTCTAACTACGAATATTCATCCGATTCGGACTCCCAACTGCCGCTGGCGCCTACGCCTGCGCCGAAAGTGTTGAAAAAGAAGCCTGCGAGCAAGAGGAAGCCGGCGGAGTCGACCCCAACGCCTACTAG ttctaaaaagaaGTCGCGGTCGAGTGCCAACGACGAGGCAGGCGCGACCGCAACGTATTCATCGAG TACTGGCCCTGGAGGACTCTTCGGGTTTGAGACGGGAGCAACTTCGGGGACGTCGAAGTCTGCAGTGCTGCAGACTTATTTGACCAGCCGCGTCCCCAACGGTCGAGTGCGCCGGGAGCTCGTCAACCAGTCTGGCGAGTACTATATAGAGTTCCGGGTGTATAACACCGAGAAAGCTGTTGCCTCTAAACCAGATCAGCGGTGGAAAGAGGCTGAAGTTACTCTTAAAGTAAAGTTAGATCGGGGGACTCCGCAGTGGGAGAAAATACAATCGTTTATGCAGcggattcataatttatttgaagattGTGAGCCCGTCTTCATAAGcgaatag